A region of Acipenser ruthenus chromosome 51, fAciRut3.2 maternal haplotype, whole genome shotgun sequence DNA encodes the following proteins:
- the LOC117967870 gene encoding actin-related protein 2-like, with amino-acid sequence MDSQGRRVVVCDNGTGFVKCGFAGSNFPEHIFPALVGRPIIRSTAKVGNIEIKDLMVGDEASELRSMLEVNYPMENGIVRSWDDMKHLWDYTFSAEKLNIEPRNCKVLLTEPPMNPIKNREKIIEVMFETYQFDGVYIAIQAVLTLYAQGLLTGVVVDSGDGVTHICPVYEGFALPHLTRRLDIAGRDITRYLIKLLLLRGYAFNHSADFETVRMIKEKLCYVGYNIEQEQKLSQETTVLVESFTLPDGRVIKVGGERFEAPEALFQPHLINVEGVGVAELLFNTIQAADIDTRSEFYKHIVLSGGSTMYPGLPSRLEREMKQLYLERVLKGDVDKLSKFKIRIEDPPRRKHMVFLGGAVLADIMKDKESFWMTRQEYQEKGVKILEKLGVTVR; translated from the exons ATGGACAGTCAGGGCAGGCGTGTGGTCGTGTGTGATAATGGGACCGGG ttTGTGAAGTGCGGTTTCGCCGGCTCCAATTTCCCAGAACACATCTTCCCGGCTCTGGTGGGCCGACCGATCATCCGCTCCACCGCCAAAGTGGGCAACATCGAGATCAAG GATCTGATGGTGGGGGACGAGGCCAGTGAGCTGCGCTCCATGCTGGAGGTGAACTATCCCATGGAGAACGGGATCGTGCGGAGCTGGGACGATATGAAGCACCTGTGGGACTACACCTTCTCGGCAGAGAAGCTGAACATTGAGCCTCGAAACTGCAAGGTCCTGCTCACTGAACCGCCCATGAACCCCATCAAGAACCGTGAGAAGATCATCGAG GTGATGTTTGAGACATACCAGTTTGATGGAGTCTACATTGCGATCCAGGCAGTGCTCACTCTGTATGCACAAG GTTTGCTGACGGGGGTGGTAGTGGACTCAGGGGATGGGGTGACCCACATCTGTCCGGTCTACGAAGGCTTCGCTCTGCCCCACTTGACCAGGAGACTGGACATCGCCGGCCGAGACATCACCCGCTACCTCATcaag ctGCTGCTCCTCCGTGGCTATGCCTTCAACCACTCCGCGGATTTTGAGACGGTGCGCATGATAAAGGAGAAGCTGTGCTACGTGGGATACAACATCGAGCAGGAGCAGAAACTGTCCCAGGAGACCACAGTGCTGGTGGAGTCCTTCACG CTCCCGGACGGGCGTGTGATCAAGGTGGGGGGCGAGCGCTTCGAGGCCCCCGAGGCTCTGTTCCAGCCGCACCTCATCAACGTGGAGGGGGTGGGCGTGGCCGAGCTGCTCTTCAACACCATCCAGGCTGCCGACATCGACACCAG GTCGGAGTTCTACAAGCACATCGTCCTGTCTGGAGGCTCCACCATGTACCCAGGGCTGCCGTCCCGGCTGGAGCGGGAGATGAAGCAGCTCTACCTGGAGAGGGTGCTCAAGGGAGACGTGGACAAGCTGTCT AAATTTAAAATCCGCATCGAGGACCCCCCACGACGGAAGCACATGGTGTTCCTGGGGGGGGCGGTGCTCGCCGACATCATGAAGGATAAAGAGTCCTTCTGGATGACGCGGCAGGAATACCAGGAGAAGGGCGTGAAAATCCTGGAGAAACTGGGCGTGACCGTGCGGTAA
- the LOC117398543 gene encoding galactose-3-O-sulfotransferase 3: MSRLKIFLVLLAVSCLSLMLHQGGHFNWNVMSFHLSCPFHRSPPPQSTKAKHTSIAFLKTHKTASSTVQNILFRFAERHNLTVALPLQGYDHQFRYPWSFSVRFVHPHTVPAQVITNHMRFNQQELRKLLPNDTLYLTILREPATMFESLFSYYNQNCASFKRVPNGSLEAFLAEPQRYYKPDAGNSMFAHNTLLFDLGGENDHSPADDSYITGFIKQMDEIFSLVMISEYFDESLVLLRRLLSWDLEDILYVKLNMRTPESKLKMSPDLPGKIRKWNSLDAKLYDYFNATFWKKLQALGLDCVEKEVDLLRQAQDRLIRGCFGGSLPQLRSSSQIKNKDLRPWQPSSKVAIVGYDLPYNSTRNAASDPCLKLIIPEVQYTRLLLRSQSLRYRKNYPLRAPPSVGVSAGSVRHLPKRPI, translated from the exons ATGTCTCGGCTGAAGATCTTTCTGGTGCTTCTTGCTGTGAGCTGCCTCAGTTTGATGCTGCACCAAGGAGGGCATTTCAACTG gAATGTCATGTCGTTCCACTTATCCTGTCCGTTTCACCGCTCCCCCCCTCCTCAGTCGACGAAGGCCAAGCACACCAGCATCGCCTTCCTGAAGACGCACAAGACGGCGAGCAGCACGGTGCAGAACATCCTGTTCCGCTTCGCGGAGCGTCACAACCTGACCGTGGCCCTCCCTCTCCAGGGCTACGACCACCAGTTCCGCTACCCCTGGAGCTTCTCGGTACGCTTCGTTCACCCGCACACCGTCCCTGCCCAGGTCATCACCAACCACATGCGCTTCAACCAGCAGGAGCTTCGCAAGCTCCTGCCCAACGACACCCTCTACCTCACCATCCTGCGAGAGCCAGCCACCATGTTCGAGTCTCTCTTCAGCTACTACAACCAGAACTGCGCCAGCTTCAAGCGGGTCCCCAACGGGTCCCTGGAGGCCTTCCTGGCGGAGCCTCAGCGCTATTACAAACCCGACGCGGGCAACTCCATGTTCGCCCACAACACTCTCCTCTTCGACCTCGGAGGGGAGAACGATCACAGCCCGGCGGACGACTCGTACATCACCGGCTTCATCAAGCAGATGGACGAGATCTTCTCCTTGGTCATGATCTCAGAGTACTTTGACGAGTCCCTCGTTCTCTTGCGGCGCCTGCTCTCCTGGGACCTGGAAGACATTCTCTACGTGAAGCTCAACATGCGTACCCCGGAATCCAAGCTGAAGATGAGCCCCGATTTACCCGGGAAGATCCGGAAGTGGAACTCCCTGGACGCCAAGCTCTACGACTACTTCAACGCCACCTTCTGGAAGAAGCTCCAAGCCCTGGGGCTGGATTGCGTGGAGAAGGAGGTGGATCTCCTAAGGCAAGCTCAGGACAGGCTGATCAGGGGCTGCTTTGGCGGCAGCCTCCCCCAGCTCCGCTCCTCATCCCAGATCAAGAACAAAGACCTCCGGCCCTGGCAGCCCAGCTCCAAAGTGGCCATCGTGGGCTACGACCTTCCGTACAACTCCACCCGCAATGCGGCCTCTGATCCCTGCCTCAAACTCATCATCCCTGAGGTCCAGTACACCCGGCTGCTGCTGAGAAGCCAGTCTCTGCGTTACCGGAAGAACTACCCCCTCCGAGCGCCACCGTCCGTGGGAGTGAGTGCCGGTTCTGTCAGGCATCTACCCAAGAGACCTATCTGA